A genomic region of Irregularibacter muris contains the following coding sequences:
- the hrcA gene encoding heat-inducible transcriptional repressor HrcA — protein sequence MGLKERKLKILHAIIQDYISTAEPVGSRTIAKNYNLGISSATVRNEMADLEEMGFLEQPHTSAGRIPSDKAYRLYVDQLMRVDKINKALERNILREYENYMGELEKIIQHTSKILSHFTNYTSLVLTPQVYESSIKHIQLMPLQEDKILMVIITKEGMIKNIVVKVNTSIDSHILVQISNILNKYLQEFSIAQVQEEILPQIRELSVQGSKILEQLIPLIRESLVNYEDTKVYFDGITNIFNFPEFKDIERAKEFIDLWERKNLLVDLLSPNAQDDLHISIGAENQLHEIKDCSLITATYKLNGKLLGTIGVIGPTRMQYGKVVSIMNYLTGQLDDMIGKGIKD from the coding sequence TTGGGACTAAAGGAAAGAAAACTAAAAATTCTCCATGCCATAATTCAGGACTATATTTCTACTGCTGAACCCGTGGGTTCTAGAACGATTGCTAAAAACTATAACCTAGGGATTAGTTCAGCGACAGTAAGAAATGAAATGGCTGATTTAGAGGAAATGGGTTTTTTAGAACAACCTCATACCTCGGCTGGACGAATACCTTCTGATAAAGCTTATCGTCTTTATGTAGATCAGCTAATGAGAGTAGATAAAATTAATAAAGCGTTAGAACGAAATATTCTTAGAGAATACGAAAATTACATGGGCGAATTAGAGAAAATAATACAGCACACATCCAAAATACTATCCCATTTTACTAACTATACGTCTCTAGTGTTAACCCCACAAGTATATGAAAGTTCCATAAAACATATCCAGTTAATGCCCCTACAAGAGGATAAGATTTTAATGGTAATCATCACCAAAGAGGGCATGATAAAAAATATAGTCGTAAAAGTAAATACATCAATAGATAGTCACATATTGGTGCAAATAAGTAATATACTCAATAAATATTTACAAGAATTTAGCATTGCCCAGGTACAAGAAGAGATTCTACCTCAAATCAGAGAATTAAGTGTGCAAGGAAGTAAAATATTAGAACAATTGATTCCTCTTATCCGGGAATCTCTAGTGAATTATGAAGATACAAAGGTATATTTTGATGGCATCACCAATATCTTTAATTTTCCAGAATTTAAAGATATTGAAAGGGCAAAGGAATTTATTGATCTTTGGGAGAGGAAAAACCTATTGGTGGACTTACTTTCTCCTAATGCTCAGGATGATCTTCATATCTCCATAGGAGCAGAAAATCAGCTTCATGAAATAAAAGATTGTAGTTTGATTACCGCAACCTATAAATTAAATGGAAAACTATTAGGAACAATAGGAGTGATAGGTCCTACCCGAATGCAATATGGAAAAGTAGTTTCTATCATGAATTACCTAACTGGCCAATTAGATGATATGATAGGTAAGGGAATTAAGGATTAA
- the grpE gene encoding nucleotide exchange factor GrpE yields the protein MLQNNKENMEDLLENQDLETEEQEKDQQEKGKSIEQEKQAEEQDKQEDVELKMQEKVQEYEERLVRLQAEFENYRKRTVKEKEDIYKFASEDLVKNLLPVLDNFERALDSMKENQESNEGYQKGIDMVYQQLIQALEKEGLEEIKALGEPFDPNYHHAVFQESNEDYKDNTVMEVFQKGYTLKDKVIRPSMVKVCIH from the coding sequence ATGCTACAGAATAATAAGGAAAATATGGAAGATTTACTAGAAAATCAAGATTTAGAAACAGAGGAACAGGAAAAAGACCAGCAGGAAAAAGGTAAATCAATAGAACAAGAAAAGCAAGCTGAGGAACAAGATAAGCAGGAGGATGTAGAATTAAAGATGCAAGAGAAAGTCCAAGAATATGAAGAAAGACTAGTTCGCTTACAAGCAGAATTTGAAAATTATAGGAAAAGAACAGTTAAGGAAAAAGAAGATATCTATAAATTTGCATCAGAAGACTTGGTAAAAAACTTACTACCTGTGTTGGATAACTTCGAAAGGGCTTTAGATTCTATGAAAGAAAACCAAGAATCCAATGAAGGTTATCAAAAGGGTATTGATATGGTATATCAACAGCTAATACAGGCTTTAGAAAAAGAAGGGCTAGAAGAAATCAAAGCCCTTGGGGAACCCTTTGATCCCAATTACCATCATGCAGTATTTCAAGAATCTAATGAAGACTATAAGGACAATACCGTTATGGAAGTATTTCAAAAAGGATATACCCTAAAGGATAAAGTAATTCGACCCAGTATGGTGAAGGTATGTATTCACTAA
- the dnaK gene encoding molecular chaperone DnaK: MSKVIGIDLGTTNSCVAVMEGGEPVVIPSSEGNRTTPSIVAFSKDGERLVGQVAKRQAVTNPDKTILSIKREMGSDHKVKIDNDNYTPQEISAMILQKLKQDAEGYLGQTVTQAVITVPAYFSDSQRQATKDAGRIAGLEVLRIINEPTAASLAYGLDKEDNQNILVYDLGGGTFDVSILELGDGVFEVLATKGDNKLGGDDFDQKVIDYLAEEFKKENGIDLRLDKMALQRLKEAAEKAKIELSSVMNTNINLPFITADASGPKHLDINLSRAKFEELTSDLVERTLGPTRDALKDAGLDPSEINKVILVGGSTRIPAVQEAIGKITGKEPHKGINPDECVALGAAIQAGVLTGEVKDVLLLDVTPLSLGIETLGGVFTKLIERNTTIPTKKSQIFSTAADNQTSVDIHVLQGEREMASYNKTLGRFQLSGIAPAQRGIPQIEVTFDIDANGIVNVSAKDLGTGKEQKVVIKSTTNLSDDEIEKAVQEAEKFAAEDKKRKEEVEVRNNADSLVYQTEKTLKDLGDKVSADEKQKIESELEKVKKTLEGSDIEAIKKATESLTEAFHSVSQKMYEQAAQQAQEAQPEDKAQDDNVVDADYEVVDDEEK, encoded by the coding sequence ATGAGTAAAGTAATAGGAATTGATTTAGGTACTACAAATTCATGTGTTGCAGTAATGGAAGGGGGAGAACCAGTTGTTATTCCCAGTAGTGAGGGAAATCGTACAACTCCTTCTATTGTAGCATTTTCAAAAGACGGTGAAAGATTAGTTGGTCAGGTTGCAAAAAGGCAAGCTGTTACCAATCCAGATAAAACTATTTTATCTATTAAAAGAGAGATGGGTTCAGACCATAAAGTAAAAATTGATAATGACAACTATACACCTCAAGAAATCTCTGCTATGATTTTACAAAAATTAAAACAAGATGCTGAAGGTTATCTAGGACAAACGGTGACCCAAGCAGTTATTACAGTACCTGCCTACTTTAGTGATAGTCAAAGACAAGCCACAAAAGATGCAGGAAGAATAGCCGGATTAGAAGTTTTAAGAATCATCAATGAGCCTACTGCCGCTTCCTTAGCCTATGGATTAGATAAAGAGGATAATCAAAACATTCTCGTTTATGATCTAGGAGGAGGAACCTTTGATGTTTCCATCTTAGAGCTAGGAGATGGAGTGTTTGAAGTACTAGCGACTAAAGGAGACAACAAACTAGGTGGCGATGATTTTGATCAAAAAGTTATTGATTACTTAGCAGAAGAATTTAAAAAAGAAAATGGAATTGATTTAAGATTGGACAAAATGGCTCTACAACGACTAAAGGAAGCGGCTGAAAAAGCTAAAATTGAACTTTCCAGCGTAATGAATACCAATATTAATCTTCCTTTTATTACAGCAGATGCCAGTGGACCAAAACATTTAGATATCAACTTAAGTAGAGCAAAGTTTGAAGAACTAACCTCGGATTTAGTAGAAAGAACCCTTGGACCAACTCGAGATGCATTAAAAGATGCAGGATTAGATCCTAGTGAAATAAACAAAGTAATTTTAGTAGGTGGTTCTACAAGAATTCCAGCAGTACAAGAAGCCATAGGAAAAATCACTGGAAAAGAACCTCATAAAGGAATAAACCCTGATGAGTGCGTTGCCCTTGGAGCAGCAATACAAGCAGGAGTTTTAACTGGTGAAGTCAAGGACGTTTTATTACTAGATGTTACTCCATTATCTCTAGGCATTGAAACTCTTGGAGGAGTATTTACAAAATTAATTGAAAGAAATACCACCATTCCTACTAAAAAGAGTCAAATATTTTCCACTGCTGCAGACAATCAAACCAGTGTAGATATTCATGTTCTTCAAGGGGAAAGGGAAATGGCATCCTATAATAAAACCTTGGGAAGATTCCAATTAAGCGGTATAGCGCCAGCACAAAGAGGAATACCACAAATTGAAGTTACCTTTGATATAGATGCCAATGGTATTGTGAATGTATCCGCCAAGGATCTAGGAACAGGAAAAGAACAAAAAGTTGTAATTAAATCGACCACTAACCTGAGCGATGATGAAATTGAAAAGGCTGTACAAGAAGCAGAAAAATTTGCAGCAGAAGATAAAAAGAGAAAAGAAGAGGTAGAAGTTAGAAACAACGCAGATTCTCTAGTATATCAAACAGAAAAAACATTGAAAGATTTAGGCGATAAGGTTTCCGCCGACGAAAAACAAAAAATAGAATCTGAGCTGGAAAAAGTGAAAAAAACATTGGAAGGCAGCGACATAGAAGCCATCAAAAAGGCTACAGAATCTCTTACAGAGGCTTTCCACTCTGTTTCTCAAAAAATGTATGAACAAGCAGCACAACAGGCACAAGAGGCCCAACCTGAAGACAAAGCACAAGATGACAATGTAGTGGATGCTGACTATGAAGTAGTAGATGATGAAGAAAAATAG
- the dnaJ gene encoding molecular chaperone DnaJ — MSKRDYYEVLGVDKNAPEADIKKAYRRLAKKYHPDLNPDDKEAEQKFKEVNEAYEILSDQEKRSNYDRFGHAGTDPNGFGGAGGFGGAGGFEDIFDMFFGGSGFGGGSRRQGPQKGADIRVDIELKFEEAAFGLEKDIEVTRHEECHTCGGTGAKPGTGVNTCDKCHGSGQIQYTQSTPLGRFVNVKTCDKCHGEGKTIETPCSTCRGSGQEQKTRTIHINIPGGVDNGSVLPLRGEGEPGTKGGRTGDLYIYIHVMPHPIFTREDNHIYCEVPITFVQATLGAELMVPTLDGKVKYNIPEGTQTDTVFRLRGKGIPNVRGYGRGDQFVKVKVEVPKKLNKEQKELLQKFAEISGQEIHEQSKGFFDKVKDVFGV, encoded by the coding sequence ATGAGTAAAAGGGACTACTATGAAGTGTTGGGTGTGGATAAAAATGCACCGGAAGCAGATATTAAAAAGGCATATCGTAGACTTGCTAAAAAGTATCACCCCGATTTAAATCCAGATGATAAAGAAGCTGAACAAAAATTTAAGGAAGTAAATGAAGCCTACGAAATACTAAGTGATCAAGAAAAAAGATCAAACTATGATCGCTTTGGCCATGCGGGAACTGATCCCAATGGCTTTGGAGGAGCCGGTGGTTTTGGAGGAGCTGGTGGTTTCGAAGATATATTTGATATGTTCTTTGGCGGCTCAGGTTTTGGAGGGGGATCCCGAAGACAAGGGCCTCAAAAAGGTGCAGATATTCGGGTAGACATAGAACTCAAATTCGAAGAAGCTGCCTTTGGTTTAGAAAAAGATATTGAGGTGACCCGTCATGAAGAATGCCACACCTGTGGTGGGACAGGAGCTAAGCCAGGGACAGGTGTAAATACCTGTGACAAATGCCATGGCTCAGGACAAATCCAGTACACCCAAAGTACACCTCTAGGTAGATTTGTCAATGTAAAAACCTGTGATAAGTGTCATGGAGAGGGCAAAACCATAGAAACTCCTTGCTCTACTTGTCGTGGAAGCGGCCAAGAACAAAAGACAAGAACAATTCATATCAACATACCAGGAGGCGTAGATAATGGCTCGGTACTTCCCCTTAGGGGAGAGGGTGAACCAGGCACAAAAGGCGGGAGAACAGGAGATCTATACATTTATATCCATGTAATGCCTCACCCTATTTTTACTAGGGAAGATAACCATATTTACTGTGAGGTACCTATAACCTTTGTGCAAGCGACCCTGGGAGCTGAGCTGATGGTACCCACCCTAGATGGCAAGGTGAAATACAATATCCCCGAGGGGACCCAAACGGATACAGTCTTTCGTCTGAGGGGGAAAGGTATTCCCAATGTAAGAGGATATGGGAGAGGAGATCAATTTGTAAAGGTTAAAGTTGAAGTGCCCAAGAAGTTAAATAAAGAACAAAAAGAATTGTTGCAAAAATTTGCTGAAATTAGTGGACAGGAAATTCATGAGCAAAGTAAAGGCTTTTTTGATAAGGTAAAGGATGTTTTTGGGGTATAA
- the prmA gene encoding 50S ribosomal protein L11 methyltransferase produces the protein MKWIEVKIITSHEAVDSISNILHEVGAGGVVIEDPQDLEIFQKEKGNWDYIDESLLKLENETVIIRGYLSETPDLLEKINLVRKRVEEISQYDINLGKGEVTTTEVHEEDWATAWKQYYKPTKIGKHIVIKPTWEEYEKKPDEDIIELDPGMAFGTGTHETTQLCVEFLEEHIQSGNNVLDIGTGSGILGIAAGKLGSSKVVAVDLDPVAVQVARKNITLNDLDHVVEVREGNLFDVIHEKADIVVANIIADIIISLSKDVHKFLVDKGIFIASGIILDRLDDVKEALEKQNITILSIKKMGEWAAICCTI, from the coding sequence ATGAAATGGATAGAAGTGAAAATTATTACTAGCCATGAAGCTGTGGACAGCATATCAAATATTCTTCATGAAGTTGGTGCTGGAGGAGTAGTGATTGAAGATCCCCAAGACCTTGAAATATTCCAAAAAGAAAAGGGAAATTGGGACTATATTGATGAATCTCTACTAAAACTAGAAAATGAAACAGTAATTATAAGGGGATATTTATCAGAAACCCCAGATTTATTGGAAAAAATTAATCTAGTGCGGAAAAGAGTAGAGGAAATATCCCAATATGATATTAATTTAGGTAAGGGAGAAGTGACGACTACAGAAGTTCATGAAGAAGATTGGGCAACAGCTTGGAAACAGTATTATAAACCTACCAAAATTGGGAAACATATTGTGATCAAACCTACCTGGGAAGAATATGAGAAAAAACCTGATGAAGATATTATTGAATTAGACCCGGGCATGGCCTTTGGAACAGGAACACACGAGACAACCCAACTCTGTGTAGAGTTCTTAGAAGAACATATTCAATCAGGCAATAATGTGTTAGATATAGGTACGGGAAGCGGCATCTTAGGTATTGCTGCTGGAAAGCTAGGAAGCAGTAAGGTTGTAGCAGTAGATTTAGATCCTGTAGCAGTGCAAGTGGCAAGGAAAAATATTACCCTCAATGATCTAGATCATGTTGTGGAAGTAAGAGAAGGAAATCTATTTGATGTCATTCATGAAAAGGCGGATATTGTAGTGGCCAATATCATTGCAGATATCATTATAAGTCTATCCAAAGATGTGCATAAATTTTTGGTAGATAAGGGAATATTTATAGCCTCCGGTATTATTTTAGATAGATTAGATGATGTAAAAGAGGCGCTAGAGAAACAGAATATTACCATTCTTTCCATAAAAAAGATGGGGGAATGGGCAGCCATCTGTTGTACAATATAG
- a CDS encoding 16S rRNA (uracil(1498)-N(3))-methyltransferase, which yields MHRFFVEPNQIEDINNRIIILGEDVKHIDKVLRLKEGEEIEVCDGRGTDYRAIIQQMKKDEVIAKVEEKFPSKGEPNIEVTLYQGLPKSTKMDFILQKCIELGIKKIVPLNTERTIVKLENEKAQQKKLERWQRIAYEAAKQSKRGSIPEITPVKDLKNIWQELSENDLNIIAYENEDTQKIRDLLTKENPWPKKIGVIIGPEGGFEEEEIRQAIDKKVLPVSLGSRILRTETAGIVALTILMYALGEI from the coding sequence ATGCACCGTTTTTTTGTTGAACCCAATCAGATAGAAGATATAAATAATCGCATCATTATTCTTGGAGAAGATGTTAAACACATAGATAAGGTATTACGCCTCAAAGAAGGAGAAGAAATTGAAGTATGCGATGGCAGGGGCACCGATTATAGAGCGATTATTCAACAAATGAAAAAAGATGAAGTTATTGCCAAGGTGGAGGAAAAATTTCCTTCCAAGGGTGAGCCTAATATAGAAGTTACCCTATATCAGGGATTGCCTAAATCTACAAAGATGGATTTTATTCTACAAAAATGTATAGAGCTAGGAATAAAAAAAATTGTTCCTTTAAATACAGAAAGAACCATAGTGAAATTAGAAAATGAAAAAGCACAACAAAAAAAATTAGAACGATGGCAACGAATTGCCTATGAAGCTGCTAAACAATCCAAGCGAGGAAGTATTCCTGAAATTACCCCAGTAAAAGACCTAAAAAATATCTGGCAAGAGCTTAGTGAAAATGATTTAAATATTATAGCTTATGAAAATGAGGATACTCAAAAGATAAGAGATCTATTAACAAAGGAAAATCCATGGCCAAAAAAAATCGGTGTTATTATAGGGCCTGAAGGTGGATTTGAAGAAGAGGAAATTAGACAAGCTATAGATAAGAAGGTTCTACCGGTATCCTTAGGATCAAGAATATTGCGCACTGAAACAGCAGGAATAGTGGCATTAACTATTTTAATGTATGCTTTAGGGGAGATATAG
- the mtaB gene encoding tRNA (N(6)-L-threonylcarbamoyladenosine(37)-C(2))-methylthiotransferase MtaB, producing the protein MKKVAFYTLGCKVNTYDTEALAEIFEKSGYQVVDFEELSDVYVINTCTVTNLGDRKSRQMIRRAKKTNENAVIVVAGCYAQTASDEVIEIPEVNLVIGNKDRKKIVEWVEEIQRNKKQKINAVGNIMQEVDFEELSVFEMKGKTRAFIKVQEGCNQFCSYCIIPYARGPIRSRRPQSILEEIEKLVALDYKEIVLTGIHVASYGKDLKNITLIDLIQQIHQIEDVKRIRLSSLEPTLLTMDFLDSLSKLPKFCPHFHISLQSGSDTTLKAMKRKYTTTQYKQYVDNVRHYFKDASITTDIMVGFPGEGEKEFEETYNFAKEIGFSKIHVFKYSPREGTPAAQYPNQVNGEIKEERSKRLIKLASTMEKNYYQRFVVSKREILFEQEDSRRKHYFEGLTDNYIRVFVPSKEDIKGQIKSVLLKDVKEESMEGYII; encoded by the coding sequence TTGAAAAAAGTTGCGTTTTATACATTAGGTTGTAAAGTGAATACCTATGATACAGAAGCATTGGCAGAAATATTTGAAAAGAGCGGTTACCAAGTTGTTGACTTTGAAGAATTATCTGATGTTTATGTTATTAATACATGTACAGTAACCAATCTAGGAGATAGAAAATCAAGACAAATGATCAGAAGGGCTAAAAAGACCAATGAAAATGCTGTTATTGTGGTAGCCGGTTGCTATGCTCAGACAGCATCTGATGAAGTCATAGAAATCCCAGAAGTAAATCTTGTTATTGGCAATAAAGATCGAAAAAAAATTGTAGAATGGGTAGAAGAAATACAAAGGAATAAAAAACAAAAGATTAATGCTGTAGGCAATATTATGCAGGAAGTTGATTTTGAAGAATTGTCTGTCTTTGAAATGAAGGGAAAAACTAGGGCTTTTATAAAAGTTCAGGAAGGATGCAACCAATTTTGCTCCTATTGCATCATTCCTTACGCTAGAGGTCCTATTAGAAGTAGAAGACCTCAAAGTATTTTAGAGGAAATAGAAAAACTAGTGGCTTTAGATTATAAAGAAATTGTGCTCACAGGCATTCACGTTGCATCCTATGGCAAGGATTTAAAAAATATTACGCTTATAGATCTTATCCAACAAATACACCAGATAGAAGATGTCAAGAGGATAAGGTTAAGCTCCTTAGAACCTACTCTGCTAACCATGGACTTTTTAGACTCCCTGAGCAAGCTACCAAAGTTTTGTCCGCATTTTCATATTTCCCTGCAAAGTGGATCAGATACCACATTAAAGGCCATGAAAAGAAAATATACGACAACCCAATACAAGCAGTATGTAGATAATGTAAGACATTATTTTAAAGACGCCTCTATCACTACAGATATTATGGTGGGCTTTCCAGGAGAAGGAGAAAAAGAATTTGAGGAAACCTATAACTTTGCTAAGGAAATAGGATTTAGTAAAATTCATGTCTTTAAATATTCACCTCGAGAGGGAACCCCCGCAGCTCAATACCCCAACCAGGTAAATGGTGAAATAAAAGAGGAAAGAAGTAAAAGACTAATTAAATTAGCTTCTACCATGGAAAAAAACTATTATCAAAGATTTGTAGTCAGCAAAAGAGAAATTTTATTTGAGCAAGAAGATAGTAGACGTAAACATTATTTTGAAGGACTAACGGATAACTATATTCGAGTTTTTGTTCCTTCAAAAGAGGATATTAAGGGGCAGATTAAATCTGTATTATTAAAAGATGTAAAGGAAGAATCTATGGAAGGGTACATCATTTAA
- a CDS encoding histidine triad nucleotide-binding protein has product MKECLFCKIANKEIPSEFLYEDDKVVAFKDIDPQAPVHILIIPKAHYDSILDIVDKEGDLVGHIHKVATKLAKDWGVAEKGFRLVNNCGEDGGQSVKHLHYHLLGGRNLQWPPG; this is encoded by the coding sequence ATGAAGGAATGCTTATTTTGCAAAATAGCCAATAAGGAAATTCCCAGTGAATTTTTATATGAAGATGATAAGGTAGTTGCTTTTAAGGATATAGACCCCCAAGCCCCTGTTCACATTTTAATTATACCTAAAGCTCATTATGATTCTATTTTAGATATCGTAGATAAAGAAGGAGATCTTGTAGGACATATTCATAAGGTAGCTACAAAACTCGCAAAGGATTGGGGAGTGGCAGAAAAAGGTTTTAGACTAGTAAATAATTGCGGGGAAGATGGTGGACAATCGGTAAAACATCTTCATTACCACCTATTAGGGGGACGAAACTTACAATGGCCTCCAGGCTAA
- the rpsU gene encoding 30S ribosomal protein S21 has product MSEIKIGDNESLESALRRFKKKCSRSGVLSEVRKREHYEKPSVKRKKKSEAARKRKRKF; this is encoded by the coding sequence ATGTCAGAAATCAAAATTGGAGATAATGAATCTTTAGAGAGTGCACTTCGTAGATTTAAGAAAAAGTGTTCTAGATCAGGTGTTTTATCTGAGGTAAGAAAAAGAGAACATTATGAAAAACCAAGTGTAAAACGTAAGAAAAAATCTGAAGCTGCTAGAAAAAGAAAAAGAAAATTCTAA
- a CDS encoding GatB/YqeY domain-containing protein codes for MSLKERLLADLKQSMKEKDAIRKSTITMVRAAILQVEKDNKVELDDEEIIGVIAKQAKQRKDAIKEFKMADRQDLVEQNNREVEILSAYLPQQLSEEEVDQIVADTILEVGANSMKDMGRVMSAIMPKVKGRADGALINKFVKQHLQG; via the coding sequence ATGTCCCTAAAAGAGAGGCTTTTAGCGGATTTAAAGCAATCCATGAAAGAAAAGGATGCCATCAGAAAATCTACCATTACAATGGTGCGAGCAGCTATATTACAGGTTGAAAAAGATAATAAAGTTGAGCTAGATGATGAAGAAATCATCGGAGTTATTGCAAAACAAGCTAAACAACGTAAGGATGCTATCAAAGAATTTAAAATGGCTGATCGCCAAGATCTAGTAGAGCAGAATAATAGAGAAGTTGAAATATTATCTGCGTACCTTCCCCAACAATTATCCGAGGAAGAAGTTGACCAAATTGTAGCTGATACAATTTTGGAAGTGGGAGCTAATTCCATGAAAGATATGGGAAGGGTAATGAGCGCCATTATGCCCAAAGTAAAGGGTAGAGCAGATGGAGCATTGATAAATAAATTTGTCAAACAACATTTACAAGGATAA
- a CDS encoding NfeD family protein — protein MKKWIPMVLSIFLIIIFIGAKDVQAADSKVYVIPIKGEVGNAMEKFVQEGIKEAETNGGSAIIFDIDTPGGQVDKAVNISEAILDSTIPTIAYVNGEAISAGTIITISAEKIIMSPRATIGAAETRPNEEKYISYWTGKLRNVAQIRDRDPMLVAAMADANIEIPNVVAKGKLLTLTTQEAMELHFIDGVEDSIQGVMQESGLAKQQLKELSPSFQLRLASLTTSVAATSLLLTVGFIGMIIELLTPGFGLGGGISLVAFGLYFGGVLLAGYSTGMIMVLFLLGLVFLLVEIFVPGFGIPGILGMILLVSSIIMASSSLEQAIISLIITAILTLIAFFVLIKFMPKNKFFDKLTLPTSLDTVSGYVGSENFKEYKDKTGVSVTPLRPSGSILVEGRKLDAVSENAFIEKGEKIHIIKTEGRRIIVRKID, from the coding sequence ATGAAAAAGTGGATACCCATGGTGCTGAGTATTTTTCTCATCATTATTTTTATTGGGGCAAAGGATGTTCAGGCAGCTGATAGCAAGGTATATGTCATTCCCATAAAAGGGGAAGTAGGAAATGCCATGGAAAAGTTTGTACAAGAGGGGATTAAAGAAGCTGAGACCAATGGTGGAAGTGCCATTATTTTTGATATTGATACTCCTGGTGGTCAGGTGGATAAGGCGGTAAATATTAGCGAGGCTATTTTAGATTCTACAATACCTACCATAGCCTATGTTAATGGAGAGGCCATATCAGCAGGGACCATCATTACCATATCAGCAGAAAAAATAATTATGTCTCCTAGGGCAACCATAGGTGCGGCAGAGACCAGACCCAATGAGGAAAAATATATTAGCTATTGGACAGGAAAATTAAGAAATGTTGCCCAAATAAGGGATAGAGACCCCATGTTGGTGGCTGCGATGGCCGATGCCAACATTGAAATACCCAATGTGGTAGCAAAGGGAAAGTTATTAACATTGACGACTCAGGAAGCCATGGAACTTCATTTTATTGATGGAGTAGAAGACAGCATCCAAGGAGTGATGCAAGAGTCAGGTTTAGCAAAGCAGCAATTGAAGGAATTATCTCCATCTTTTCAATTAAGATTGGCATCTTTAACAACAAGTGTAGCAGCAACTTCCCTATTATTAACTGTAGGATTTATAGGAATGATTATTGAATTGCTGACTCCAGGCTTTGGGTTAGGAGGTGGAATAAGTTTGGTAGCCTTTGGATTGTATTTTGGAGGGGTTTTATTAGCGGGATATAGTACAGGAATGATAATGGTATTATTTTTGCTAGGTCTTGTTTTTCTACTGGTAGAGATCTTTGTGCCAGGATTTGGAATACCAGGAATATTAGGAATGATTTTATTAGTATCCAGTATTATCATGGCTTCTTCTTCCTTGGAGCAAGCTATTATTTCCTTAATCATTACCGCTATACTCACCTTAATTGCCTTTTTTGTACTCATTAAGTTTATGCCTAAAAATAAGTTCTTCGATAAATTGACTCTACCCACATCCTTAGATACTGTTAGCGGATATGTGGGTTCAGAAAATTTTAAAGAATATAAAGACAAAACAGGTGTAAGCGTGACTCCTTTGCGTCCTTCTGGTAGTATATTAGTAGAGGGAAGAAAATTAGATGCCGTTTCAGAAAATGCTTTCATTGAAAAAGGGGAAAAGATTCACATTATCAAAACTGAAGGAAGAAGAATTATCGTAAGGAAAATTGATTAA